One window of Biomphalaria glabrata chromosome 6, xgBioGlab47.1, whole genome shotgun sequence genomic DNA carries:
- the LOC106055845 gene encoding uncharacterized protein LOC106055845 isoform X1 produces MLYSGQKSLINNRYLLSLFLLKVDNSMLVLCETNIHPREVKSSEFIPEIEGLPEASYNVEENTFALFCKWANMKKYYGLCYKYFYNRLTRKKAEMQCQVMNGHLAHIADPFDMPYFKYQWNFSFFYWVGVKLESHNGCVAYSSNGSFLPKNCLLPLPYICMFRDEAFSRMLLKQSKNIYLMKRSSYHSILVIVFVLTLLSLPCLIIPTSNKHNRKSDQSNVSESHIQCRRDTSSVHDFNAENLDWKKSVSDDEVIQMYNEMVAAKLKNASHKNSVSSKYSTQSYSTVHSNLSK; encoded by the exons ATGTTGTACAGTGGTCAAAAGTCACTCATCAATAACAGATATCTCTTGTCGCTATTTTTGTTAAAAGTAGACAACTCAATGTTAGTTTTATGCGAAACTAACATTCATCCTCGAG AGGTAAAAAGTTCAGAGTTCATCCCAGAAATTGAGGGTTTACCTGAAGCTTCCTATAATGTTGAAG aaaacacattTGCGTTGTTCTGCAAGTGGGCAAATATGAAGAAATATTATGGTCTTTGTTACAAGTACTTTTACAACAGATTGACAAGAAAAAAAGCTGAG ATGCAATGCCAAGTTATGAATGGTCATCTGGCACATATAGCTGACCCTTTCGACATGCCTTATTTCAAATATCAATGgaactttagtttttttt ATTGGGTTGGAGTAAAGCTGGAGTCTCATAATGGATGTGTTGCGTATTCCAGTAATGGTTCATTTCTTCCGAAGAATTGTCTTTTACCCTTACCTTACATCTGTATGTTTAGAG ATGAAGCCTTTTCTAGAATGTTGCTCAAACAGTCCAAGAACATCTATTTGATGAAAAGATCCAGTTATCATTCTATTTTGGTTATAGTTTTTGTGCTGACTCTGCTGAGTCTTCCCTGTCTCATTATTCCCACCTCCAACAAGCATAACAGAAAAAGTGACCAAAGCAACGTCTCAGAGAGTCACATTCAATGTAGAAGGG ATACAAGCAGTGTACATGATTTCAATGCAGAGAATTTAGACTGGAAGAAAAGTGTGTCTGATGATGAAGTCATTCAAATGTATAATGAAATGGTTGCAGCTAAATTGAAGAATGCATCACACAAAAATAGTGTTTCATCAAAATATTCCACTCAAAGCTATAGCACCGTACACTCCAATCTCAGCAAATAG
- the LOC106055845 gene encoding uncharacterized protein LOC106055845 isoform X2 translates to MIKVKSSEFIPEIEGLPEASYNVEENTFALFCKWANMKKYYGLCYKYFYNRLTRKKAEMQCQVMNGHLAHIADPFDMPYFKYQWNFSFFYWVGVKLESHNGCVAYSSNGSFLPKNCLLPLPYICMFRDEAFSRMLLKQSKNIYLMKRSSYHSILVIVFVLTLLSLPCLIIPTSNKHNRKSDQSNVSESHIQCRRDTSSVHDFNAENLDWKKSVSDDEVIQMYNEMVAAKLKNASHKNSVSSKYSTQSYSTVHSNLSK, encoded by the exons ATGATTA AGGTAAAAAGTTCAGAGTTCATCCCAGAAATTGAGGGTTTACCTGAAGCTTCCTATAATGTTGAAG aaaacacattTGCGTTGTTCTGCAAGTGGGCAAATATGAAGAAATATTATGGTCTTTGTTACAAGTACTTTTACAACAGATTGACAAGAAAAAAAGCTGAG ATGCAATGCCAAGTTATGAATGGTCATCTGGCACATATAGCTGACCCTTTCGACATGCCTTATTTCAAATATCAATGgaactttagtttttttt ATTGGGTTGGAGTAAAGCTGGAGTCTCATAATGGATGTGTTGCGTATTCCAGTAATGGTTCATTTCTTCCGAAGAATTGTCTTTTACCCTTACCTTACATCTGTATGTTTAGAG ATGAAGCCTTTTCTAGAATGTTGCTCAAACAGTCCAAGAACATCTATTTGATGAAAAGATCCAGTTATCATTCTATTTTGGTTATAGTTTTTGTGCTGACTCTGCTGAGTCTTCCCTGTCTCATTATTCCCACCTCCAACAAGCATAACAGAAAAAGTGACCAAAGCAACGTCTCAGAGAGTCACATTCAATGTAGAAGGG ATACAAGCAGTGTACATGATTTCAATGCAGAGAATTTAGACTGGAAGAAAAGTGTGTCTGATGATGAAGTCATTCAAATGTATAATGAAATGGTTGCAGCTAAATTGAAGAATGCATCACACAAAAATAGTGTTTCATCAAAATATTCCACTCAAAGCTATAGCACCGTACACTCCAATCTCAGCAAATAG
- the LOC106075836 gene encoding TIP41-like protein, whose translation MNTNSSSESNRKKNKDESQTFQFGPWSIRSWKSHILESEGVQREKFQQDLNLPQIPEMVFAENILRIHHESGCGIEFNALDALRLVDAFNDPIKVAASEEWQTARSNCQHIKNVVAPFDWTFTTDYKGTIFEEQPGILRVCPTTQRIDIEKLKQKEIIHFYEDVLLFEDELSDNGTSILNVKMRVMPTSFFILLRLFVRVDQVLIRMNETRFYHEAGTNFILREFTSREESTKNIPESLHTDPNAVGEHLKVKKEIFEKLEFVCT comes from the exons ATGAATACCAACAGCTCCAGTGAATCTAAccgaaagaaaaataaagatgaATCTCAGACTTTTCAGTTTGGTCCGTGGTCAATAAGATCATGGAAATCGCACATTTTAGAATCGGAAGGCGTGCAGCGAGAAAA GTTCCAGCAAGATTTAAATCTTCCTCAAATTCCAGAGATGGTATTTGCTGAGAACATTTTACGCATTCATCATGAATCAGGTTGTGGGATTGAGTTTAATGCTCTTGATGCACTGCGTCTGGTGGATGCTTTTAATGATCCAATTAAAGTTGCTGCCTCTGAAGAATGGCAAACTGCCAG GTCAAACTGCCAGCACATTAAGAATGTTGTTGCACCTTTTGATTGGACGTTTACAACTGATTATAAAGGAACCATTTTTGAAGAACAACCAGGTATTCTTAGg GTCTGTCCAACAACCCAGAGAATAGATATtgaaaagttgaaacaaaaagaaatcattCACTTTTATGAAGATGTTTTACTCTTTGAGGATGAGTTGTCAGACAATGGAACTTCCATTTTAAATGTCAAGATG AGGGTTATGCCAACCAGTTTTTTTATTCTGCTTAGATTATTTGTTCGAGTTGATCAAGTCTTAATACGTATGAATGAAACAAGATTCTATCATGAG GCAGGGACAAATTTCATTTTGAGAGAATTCACTAGCAGAGAAGAGTCTACAAAAAATATACCA GAATCACTACATACAGATCCAAATGCTGTTGGTGAACATTTAAaggttaaaaaagaaattttcgaAAAGTTGGAGTTTGTCTGCACCTAA